Below is a window of Drosophila bipectinata strain 14024-0381.07 chromosome XR, DbipHiC1v2, whole genome shotgun sequence DNA.
ccaaacttctatcttccgatcgttcagttatatggcagctataagatatagtcggccgatccttacgaaatttggcatgtcgtaattttttgccaaaaatagctctcatgtgaaatttgaactctactctctctctctctctaactctctctaactctaaaaacaccgaagttataccatttccgatcattcagttatatggcagctataggatatagtcggccgatccggaccgttccgacttatatactgcgtgcaaaagaaagaagggtgtgtgcaaagtttcaagtcgatagctttaaaactgagagactagtttgcgtagaaacagacagacggacagacggtcagacggacagacggacagacggacatgctcatatcaactcaggaggtgatcctgatcaagaatatatacactttatagggtcggagatgtctccttcactgcgttgcacacttttggacaaaattataataccctctgcaagggtataaaaattattaggaAAATGTATAGAATAGAAAAGTGTATTTGCCTGAATTGAAATTATATTACCACGcgaatctttttttaaaatagaactGAAAAGTTGTGTTCTCTTTGGACAGTTAACGCTGATTTCAACAATGCGATTACAAATTTGGCTGCTTACGTTTGTTCCGTTTTTAACCATTTGTTTCACTTTATATAAGAAGCTCTCAAATTTAAATGCGCTAAAAGAATCTAATGTAACTCTATATAAAAGACCCTCGTCAGAGAGATGTAGCAAGCAGtggaaattatatttaaaaaaaatgggacTGTAATGAGTGGTCAATAAATCGACAAAGCTGTAAAGCAGTGCTTTGGCACACGCATTTTTCGTAATACAATGTTCTGGACTAAGAAGTATACGAATGCCAACGCTTAACTGCAGAAAATGTTCACAACGTGCTCTTGTCAATACGTGCCATCAATACATACTTTTGGACcggtatacaaaaaaaattgccgAAATTCAGTCGCTTTCCATCGCTCTAGTTCTGAAGTATTTCTGGGTTTCCTGTTAAACTCTTTTCCCATGCTATTTTTCAATGATAATAAGTTTTCATTGAGAAGTACTGCTTTTTCTGTTGTGAGTGAATAGTCTTGACCTTTTTCTTTTAGCCATGCATATAGTCAAACGCGAATGTGTCAACTATATTTATTGGCAACtcttcaatttttaatgcGCCATTAATCTTGTGatagtttgtgtttttttttgctcgaAATTCCTCGTCAGTACGTAACGGCGATATTTCAGGCTTGAaaataattctatttttgtaaGCTTCACCCCGCTGGTGACACTTAACGCAACTGAAATAACCGAAATGACCTTTGACACCAAGCATATACGAACGGTGCATATACGGTGCATCACAAATGAATGCTCTTATTTGCACTTCAAAATTTTCCGATTTATAAGTAAACCCATTTTGAAATAATTCTTTCATTTCCGAAACGAAGTCTGAAACAAAGTCATCAACGTTTGGAGGCTTGCTATCACCCAAAAAAGCACCCGCAAGAAGCACTGGGGAAGTATTGTTCACATTAATTAAAATAGGCCACACTTGCTGCTTTGAACTTTTATATAAAGATAGTCCATCTACATTGACATTAAGCcttatggttttttttggaaatgtatttttttcaaagaaatcTGTTAAGCAATCATTGACACCGTAATGAACATAGCTTCCACTTCCCATCACAACGCTAGGCACTTGCCTTGGAGTTTTTTAAGGCATCGATAGTCGGCACTTAACTCACAGCCATAGCGACGTAAAATTTGTAAAAGCCCATTAATGGCAGATCCTGAAATACTAAATAATATTGACCACTATGCTAACTCTTCCTTTAGTTTTGACGAGAATCCTTTTGAGTCGCAATCGTCTACTCTTTCGTACTCCTCATCTTCTGCGCCCGAGCTATCGCTGAAATTTACCCCTTCAGCACTTTCTATGGTGAAAACGGGGTCTGAAACAATATTATTTGTCAATAAATCCCCGCTTGCTTCAATGATTGTTTCATTTCGAACGTTGCTGTTGTCAGTTAACGAAGCTATTATTCTATTCGATTGTTTTTCTACGAGTCTTCGTTTggacatttttaacaatttgtgtaaacacaaaacaatcaataaattttaaaaatttccacGTGGAATCGAAAATTTGCACTGACTAACTTGCATAAAAGAAGAACAAAACgcacaaaaagaaaagaaaacaaaacgcaCGGAAGATTGCACGAGAAACAGATGCAAAATAGAAGAGCAGCAAAGAAAAGCACCGAAAACGCTCCGAGACGATGCGACTTTAGGAGCCCTTTTTATTCTTTGCTTCGGAGGGCTCCGCAAACGCTCCGAAGAGGTGCTACATTGGGACTCCTTTTTCGCTCCATTTTCGGAGCGCTCCGGAAACACACCTTTGCGGTATAAATTTGGGAGTCCGTTAACTCTTCTAGTTCGGAGCGCTCCGCATATggacaaaaaaggaaatatcAAAGGTAtggcaatttttcaaaaaagggTCAAATCAAACAGCGTCTTGTTTGAAATGTGGTAAAGTCTATAAGACTTCGGGAAATACTAGTAATTTAATGCAGCACTTAAATACTGCTCATCATTTAGACAGTGTGCAAAACAATCCCAGTTCGCTGTCGCCATGTATGGACAAATTCCTAAACAAAACGAAGCAATATGAAAATGGCTCTGCGCGGAAGACTGCAATCGACAAAGctgttttaaaaatgataGCCAAAGATGTGCAACCATTTAGTATAGTATCGGATCCAGGTTTTATAGACCTGGTAAAAACCTTGAATACGATGTATAAGCTGCCAACCAAAACGCATATTCGTAACGTTACCCTTAAAAGCGAATACGAGGCCTTAAGAATCAAACTCCAAGACGTTTTAAATCAAGTGGAGCACGTTGGCATTACAACGGATTGCTGGACGTCAAAAGCCAATGAAGGGTATATAACACTGACTGTTCACTTTATTTCATCCAAATTTGATCTCCAATCGGCAGTTTTATCAACGGATAAGTTGATAACTCCAACAAGCCATTCAGCCGATACAATAGCGGCTTCTTTAAAAATCGTATTAGCCGAGTGGGATTTACTTAGAAAAGTGACAACTATTGTCACTGATAATGACTCGAGCATGGTAAAGGCCTGTAGAAATTTGGAGTTAAGGCACTTGCCATGCTTCGCACATACTATTAATCTGCTGGTCCAGGAAGTGCTAAAGCTCCCAATGGTGATTCCGTCCATATCAAAATGTAAACGTATAGtgtctttttttaaaagcagCACGATTGCTTTGAAAAGTTAAAGCAGGCCCGAGGTTCTAAAAAAGCATATAGCTTAGTCCAAGAGGTTCCCACCCGCTGGAACTCTGCTCTTTACATGGTGCAGCGCATATTAGCCACAAATGACCACATTTCAACAGTGCTTCTGATCACACCAAAAGCCCCACAGCCGTTCTCAGCAGAGGACATCTTTATTTTAGAAGACTTTGCAAACATTTTGGAGCCTTTTGAGCACGCTACAAGGTCTATTTCGCAAGAAAATAACGATTCAATATCGATATTAATTCCTGTCATATTCCTGTCAtaagccaaaaattaaaactacaGAGGGGAAatcaattttcgattttctaACGGCTCGTATGCCAGAGCGTTTCGCCCATTATGAAGCAAGAACAGAAGAGTGGCAACTATTCTGGACTCAAGGTTCAAAAAAGATGGTTTTCTGTCTCAATCAAATGCAGACCAAGCTGCTAAGGTTTtagaaaatgagttgttcaaCACATTGTCCAAAACACAGCACGATCCTCCAACACCACCAAATCCAGAAccggaaaagaaaaaatgtacGTTCCTACAGCAAAAAGTGGCTGTTAAATCGAAGTCGACCAGGACAGACGCTATTAAAGCTCTAAGGCAGTATTTGGAGGCCCCAAATTCTCCGGAGAACGTCGAGCCGCTAGAGTTCTACAAGGTTTGAAATTTTACAATATATCCTTTTAAATCTAAtggttattttttatagacaTGCCCAGATTCCATGGAAGCTTTAAAAAGCTTAGCAAAGCAATACTTTTGCGTTCCAGCATCCTCCACGGCGTCCGAGAGGATCTTCAGCAAAGCTGGTCTAGTCATTAGTGAGCGTAGTTCTCTCAAACCAAATATAGTTAAtaagttgttatttttgaacaaaaacAGTTTCCTTTATGATctcaattaaataatataaatttaaacggcaaaaaaaatattcgttttttttcgaTAATCGATTAAAATCGATGTTTTTATCCCAAAACTTCGACAACATCGATTGTGGccaacatcgatgtttttccaGCTCTAGTAAAAAGTTATGCATAAATTGgcatagtataataataagctggtttaaaatataaagatactATTTCTAATtgctataataaaatttattttttattataatgatatttatttgaaaccccttataaatattactataattttatttttcagtgcatccacaggaaaaaaaatggttGTAACTGTATTGGTGATGTTGTGCACTGGTATTGGAGTTTGATCTGCCGTAGGCTGAGCTTGGGCACCATTGTTATACACACTTTAACTTATAGGAGAAAGCAACTAAAGCAATTTAGGAgagaaggaaaataaaaagtataaatcCTTCAAAAGTTCTCCAAATCTGATTGTTccatctcttatagtcttaGAAATCTTGTTCAAAATTGTATCCCGTTTGTATGggaaattatatatacatatatgggtATATCTCCTCCAAAAATCGGACAATATATACCTTATGGGCTCGGAAATGATTCCTgctctatgttacatacatttaCACGAATAAAATACacccttgtactctacgagaaCCGGATATATCCAATACAGAATAGTACAGAGATAATACAGAAGAACTTAGATCGAAAGCTCTTCTGAATTGGCTTAAatcttataaaataatataaatgtcgagtgacatacatacataatgaTAAGAATAATTAAAgagtaaacaagaaaggaacgctaacttcgggcggagccgaagttgatatacccttgcagttaaaaccggatatatatcgcaaacatcggatatagttggccgatccttatgagaatatgataatataacccaatttattataataaaaaatttaaaacaagtcccaaacttctatctttaacaatacctaagttggtatttctaccaaaaaccatttccgatcgttcagttatatggaagctatatagtcggccgatcctaatgaaatttggtaggttggatcaactgatcaaaaaaaaactgatctgtactaagtttcagctttctatcttcaaaaacacgaaagtttggtcatttccgatcgttcagttatatggcagctataggatatagtcggccgatccttatgaaatttggcatgtcggattaactgaccaaaaatataatctgtaccaagttccagctttctatcttcaaaaacacgaaagttgggtcatttccgatcgttcagttatatggcagctataggatatagtcggccgatcctaatgaaatttggtaggttggatcaactgaccaaaaatagaatctgtactaaatttcacctttctatcttcaaaaacacgaaagttgcgtcatttccgatcgttcagttatatagcagctataagatatagtcggccgatccttatgaaatttggcatgtcgtaatgttttgccaaaaaatgctctcatgtcaaacttgaactctgtaactttaaaaacgtcaaagttatacaatttccgatcaatcagttatatggcagctatatatataaaattatcataccccctgcaagggtataaaaaaatattacataataaaaatgttatagccgaattcccggttcgtcttttttcgatggtgtcttgcggtggacatgatatcccaaaaacggttcatccgaaaaccaaaattcaaaaaaatttagttagtatattgtattgtctagtccgtgaacaaaggatttttaaaaattttgattaacaaaaaattgactttttcaaggtataagattttcgatttttatgctttaaaaaaggagttttcaaaaaaattgaaaatcccgcgttcacggactagctaaaaTCATAACAAATaagtgttgatcggattagtagttttttagtaatcgtgtccaccgcaaaggtaatttcccaaaaaaaagtttctgagttaatcgcgtttaaagtttcaagtttgtttaagttttatatgcaggcAGTGCGCTATAAAAAGCTGcaacttcggttctaatgctccgatcgttataaatttttgtgcaAGTATTATCAACAGTAtttacttaaagaatatgcaataaaaaaaatcgattttttaatcaatcacagctgtatataaccccttaaaaatcTGCTTACATTTACATATGTCATTAAGCCAATTACAAGCCATAAGCTGTGGCAAGTTCGGGCACGATAAGCGGCACCAGAGGCCATAAGCTAGCTGTCGGCATCATGGAAAGGCCAATGATGCTCATGCCGATGTAGGGATCCAGTTGCGTGTAGGTCAGCAGAAAGTGGGCCAGCAGCGTGAATGTGGTGGCACGGAACACCCAAGTCACATTCCTGCCTGGTTGTTTGTCTGCCATTCCTGTTTGTCCATCCAGCCTTCAGATGAAAGGGATTTTAATAAAGTCAAAGATTTAATACTTTAATGAATCCTACCTAGAATCAAGGAGCACAGCAACGACAGGGCCACCAGACCTTGTACACGGCATTGACGCCCTCCTCCTTCAGCATCTTTGGCAACGCCTCGTCCGATGTGCGGTACAAGTAGGCGTTTTCCTCACCAATAATATCggcttttttatacccttgcagagggtattataattttgtccaaaagtgtgcaacgcagtgaaggagacatctccgaccctataaagtatatatattcttgatcaggatcacctcctgagttgatatgagcatgtccgtctgtccgtctgtctgtctgtctgtccgtctgtctgtctgtttctacgcgaactagtctctcagttttaaagctatcatcttgaaactttgcacaccctcttctttcctttgcacgcagtatataagtcggaacggcccggatcggccgactatatcctatagctgccatataactgaatgatcggaaatagtataactttggtttttttagagttagagagttcaaatttgacatgagagctatttttggcaaaataatacgacatgccaaatttcttagggatcggccgactatatcctatagctgccatataactgaacgatcggaaattacccaactttcgtgtttttgaagatagaaagctgaacttggtacagattatatttttggacagttaatccaacctaccaaatttcattaggatcggccgactatattttatagctgccatataactgaacgatcggaaatgacccaactttcgtgtttttgaagatagaaagctggaacttggtacagattatatttttggtcagttgatccaacctaccaaatttcataaggatcggccaactatatccgatgtttgcgatatatatccggttttagctgcaagggtatataaacttcggcttcgcccgaagttagctttcctttcttgttttacctTAAACAGCTTATACAAAAAAAGCTTGCTCAGTCCCTGAAAAtggaaatataatatttttttagtaataTGTTCATAGGTTCAAAAACAATCCAAAACTCATACTTTTATGTATGATTcttccttttttccttttattttgattttattccTTTTTCATCCGTCGCCATGGTCGCGGGCCTTATGAGTGTGTGCTCGGACAGtcataaaaaaagtttaacttaaatttttaCAGTTTTACAGTTTCTGTAATAAACAGAgcaataaaacaagaaaggaaagctaacttcgggcggagccgaagtgtatatacccttgcagttaaaaccggatatatatcgcaaacatcggatatagttggccgctccttatgggaatatgaatatataatccaatttattacaatacaaaatctaaaaaaagtcgcaaacttctatcttcaaacataccaaagttggtatttctaccaaataccatctccgatcgttcagttatatggcagctataggatatagtcggccgatcgttatgaaatttggtaggtcggataaactgaccaaaaatataatctgtaccaagttccagctttctatcttcaaaaaacgaaagttgggtcatttccgatagttcagttatatggcagctataagatatagtcggccgatccttatgaaatttggcatgtcgtaatgttttgccaaacatagcgttcgtgtcaaatttgaactctctaactttgaaaacaccaaagttataccatttccgatcaatcagttatatggcagctataggatatagtcggccgatccgggccgttccgacttatatactgcgtgcaaaggaaagaagggtgtgtgcaaagtttcaagacgatagctttaaaacggagagactagttcgcgtagaaacagacagacagacggacagacagacagacagacggacagacggacatgctcatatcaacttaggaggtgatcctgatcaagaatatacatatgtatatactttatagggtcggagaccCTATAACTGCGTTTCAAATTTTGAACGGCGGCAGCGTCAGTATAGTTAAGGAGTTAGTCTCCATATTGTCAGAATTAGCAATGGCAGGAACAGGTAGGTCAGCTGGTAGAGAGAATCGTAtgtccttttgttttttagggCTAATTAGTGAAGCTAAAGCCAAATTATTGGCAATGCTCCGGGGCGAGATGCTGCTAACGAAGTGCCAATACAGTTCTCATATTAATAGTGGGGTCGTCAGCATTGGTCCTTTTAGAAGCACTATTAATTATTACAGATGAGGTGGATAATTGGCGCTTAGCACAGGCACCATTGACACGAGCATGAATAGTAGCAGACAGTTCATTTCTACTTGGCATTTTGCTGCTTGATGAAAGAGTAGGTTCAATAGCAGGGGCAAGGCAATCAACATTGGCAAAGCCAGAGAGGGGGGAGCACTGACGAGACATGGTGGTTATATTATCTTTagcttatttttcttattattaATCTCTTTAAAATTAGCCTTCCTTTTAGAAGCCTCTTCAAGACAGCTTGGGGAAATAGAGAAAGGTGTGCTGCTAATAGAAATAATCTTGGACTCACCAATAATTTCCCTTTCAATCATTGCTGTAATTCTTTCCCCCAATCGGCTGAAGTGCAACCTTCTTCTTGTCTTCCTTCTTAGCggcaaaaatttcaatatttttttggcctgtCGATTGGCCTTAACTGAGGCACATTTGGAGGGTTTTTCAGCTAAGGTACGAATTCAATGTTCATCTGGTCAAGAGCCTCCAGAGTTGTTCTGGCATAATGAGCAGACGCTAAGTCGGCCCAAAACACTGTAACAGCGCCTGAAGCGTTGCGCAAGCGCGTATATACTACATATTGTATAGTTAGCCTGgaagcaaagat
It encodes the following:
- the LOC138925630 gene encoding uncharacterized protein, which produces MTIQAEVNIIQLSIPESDLYDEHLMEDFLELISQLGHLHMDTLPLLDTPSKVLAVRSTQLIFPVWQEFRGMHYRPDDHFFWPKLITSKRNKIFGKNRRVATILDSRFKKDGFLSQSNADQAAKVLENELFNTLSKTQHDPPTPPNPEPEKKKCTFLQQKVAVKSKSTRTDAIKALRQYLEAPNSPENVEPLEFYKTCPDSMEALKSLAKQYFCVPASSTASERIFSKAGLVISERSSLKPNIVNKLLFLNKNSFLYDLN